One part of the Aspergillus luchuensis IFO 4308 DNA, chromosome 5, nearly complete sequence genome encodes these proteins:
- a CDS encoding ferric reductase family protein (COG:S;~EggNog:ENOG410Q1BA;~InterPro:IPR039261;~TransMembrane:7 (o20-38i77-98o110-130i142-161o173-194i206-223o229-251i)): protein MPPALSDLYEQASQIQSVDWYGIWIAILLGVWLIARLAHRLGRWTVQRPIAVSLGRRIGYELPWLAQTIDISTAFEVILVGVLLGANIVLLLVSAHGWADVQQRAAKLAVLNLLPLGTGLTFGLPAHLLGISHSAVAWLHRWFGRVMAAHSLLHGAIAIARADKPIPAMRHDWVPLLAAAAILMMIPVTLHVVVRRHCQVAMRIHYLLAVTAMVALAYHTWYQGSGSRWQVVGAGALWIVLSVVAVSHAVFVQQRWSAGRPTVTIRPFHELLRMDITVSPHWHIQPGQYIYLWLPHAGFRSCFQLQPFYVAYWDDTPGPRILYVLTRPRASSLSTRLYLREWLHQRRQPALLLGPYGRSIDFSLFGTIVFIVEDIGMLRVLPYIRMLVQASEQRRAMVRKLKIVWQMQDFDHQCWLGDWMQDLLDLDRGEFKILEFRLYYLTKTTSVDPGDAFGERIKLCQGPLMAGEIVQGHLSKRRGKLAVGVCARQSVRQQVHDVVQPRTGPDIKFFDLDLGPGHVREAPCRNKYTATAPASSDS from the exons ATGCCTCCAGCCCTCTCAGACCTGTATGAACAGGCCAGCCAGATCCAATCCGTTGATTGGTACGGAATATGGATTGCTATTTTGCTGGGCGTCTGGTTGATCGCCCGGCTGGCGCACCGGCTTGGTCGATGGACTGTCCAACGCCCGATCGCGGTCTCCCTTGGGCGGCGCATCGGGTATGAGTTGCCGTGGCTCGCCCAGACCATTGACATATCCACCGCATTCGAGGTCATTTTGGTCGGGGTGCTCCTGGGCGCCAACATTGTCCTCCTACTCGTGTCCGCCCATGGCTGGGCTGATGTCCAGCAACGCGCGGCGAAGCTCGCCGTCCTGAACCTATTGCCGCTCGGTACGGGCCTGACCTTTGGCCTCCCGGCCCATCTGCTCGGAATCAGCCACTCTGCCGTTGCGTGGTTGCATCGCTGGTTTGGGCGGGTGATGGCCGCCCATTCCCTTCTTCAtggagccattgccatcgccaGAGCGGATAAGCCGATCCCCGCGATGAGGCATGACTGGGTTCCCTTGCTG GCAGCTGCTGccattttgatgatgatccctGTGACCTTGCATGTGGTCGTCCGACGGCACTGTCAGGTCGCCATGAGAATCCACTACCTTCTGGCGGTCACAGCAATGGTGGCCCTGGCGTATCATACGTGGTACCAAGGATCCGGATCCCGCTGGCAAGTGGTTGGTGCTGGGGCCCTATGGATCGTGCTGAGTGTGGTGGCCGTCTCTCATGCAGTTTTCGTCCAACAACGCTGGAGTGCTGGACGGCCCACCGTAACCATACGTCCCTTTCATGAGCTGCTTCGCATGGACATTACAGTGTCCCCCCATTGGCATATCCAGCCGGGGCAGTACATATACCTCTGGTTACCTCACGCAGGATTTCGCTCGTGCTTCCAACTCCAGCCCTTCTATGTCGCTTACTGGGATGATACGCCCGGACCGCGCATCCTGTACGTTCTGACCCGACCACGAGCCTCCAGCCTCAGTACACGACTCTACCTCCGCGAATGGCTACACCAGCGTCGACAGCCTGCACTGTTGCTGGGGCCATACGGCCGATCGATCGACTTTTCTCTGTTTGGGACGATCGTGTTCATCGTAGAGGACATTGGCATGTTGCGAGTGCTTCCCTATATCCGCATGCTCGTCCAGGCGAGCGAGCAGCGGCGGGCCATGGTACGCAAGCTGAAAATCGTGTGGCAGATGCAAGACTTTG ACCACCAATGCTGGCTGGGCGATTGGATGCAGGACCTGTTGGACCTCGACCGCGGTGAATTTAAG ATTCTTGAATTCCGTCTGTATTACCTTACAAAGACGACATCCGTTGACCCCGGTGACGCGTTCGGAGAGCGAATCAAACTATGTCAAGGGCCACTTATGGCCGGAGAAATCGTCCAAGGTCACCTGAGCAAGCGCCGTGGGAAGCTAGCTGTCGGTG TGTGCGCCCGCCAGTCGGTTCGCCAACAGGTCCACGATGTCGTCCAGCCTCGGACGGGGCCGGATATCAAATTCTTTGACCTCGACCTCGGGCCAGGTCATGTCAGGGAGGCTCCTTGTCGCAACAAGTACACCGCCACCGCTCCAGCCTCGAGTGATTCTTAA